The following coding sequences are from one Dermacentor silvarum isolate Dsil-2018 chromosome 4, BIME_Dsil_1.4, whole genome shotgun sequence window:
- the LOC125944714 gene encoding uncharacterized protein LOC125944714, giving the protein MPKSPLLLVQVLPWFFAVVSTANNGTQPGFFDVPQRGNDTADRLLVNAYPTGVTSSLDNLEKAHPGIDFFRGHGSLLADSMPKSPLLLVQVLPWFFAVVSTANNGTQPGFFDVPQRGNDTADRLLVNAYPTGVTSSLDNLEKAHPGIDFFRGHGSLLADSMPKSPLLLVQVLPWFFAVVSTANNGTQPGFFDVPQRGNDTADRLLVNAYPTGVTSSLDNLEKAHPGIDFFRGHGSLLADSMPKSPLLLVQR; this is encoded by the coding sequence ATGCCTAAATCGCCATTACTGCTTGTGCAGGTTTTGCCGTGGTTTTTCGCCGTGGTATCTACAGCAAACAACGGGACTCAACCAGGATTCTTCGATGTGCCGCAACGTGGCAATGACACTGCGGACCGTCTACTTGTCAACGCCTACCCCAcaggagtgacgtcatcgctggacaACCTAGAAAAGGCGCATCCCGGCATCGATTTCTTCAGAGGGCACGGCAGCTTGCTGGCGGACAGCATGCCTAAATCGCCATTACTGCTTGTGCAGGTTTTGCCGTGGTTTTTCGCCGTGGTATCTACAGCAAACAACGGGACTCAACCAGGATTCTTCGATGTGCCGCAACGTGGCAATGACACTGCGGACCGTCTACTTGTCAACGCCTACCCCAcaggagtgacgtcatcgctggacaACCTAGAAAAGGCGCATCCCGGCATCGATTTCTTCAGAGGGCACGGCAGCTTGCTGGCGGACAGCATGCCTAAATCGCCATTACTGCTTGTGCAGGTTTTGCCGTGGTTTTTCGCCGTGGTATCTACAGCAAACAACGGGACTCAACCAGGATTCTTCGATGTGCCGCAACGTGGCAATGACACTGCGGACCGTCTACTTGTCAACGCCTACCCCAcaggagtgacgtcatcgctggacaACCTAGAAAAGGCGCATCCCGGCATCGATTTCTTCAGAGGGCACGGCAGCTTGCTGGCGGACAGCATGCCTAAATCGCCATTACTGCTTGTGCAG